AGCTTTAGGGGGATGCCGGGGATCGCCATCATCGGGGCGCAGTGGGGCGACGAGGGCAAGGGCAAGGTGGTGGACGTCCTGGCCCGGGAAGCCGACTACGTGATCCGCTACCAAGGCGGGGCCAACGCCGGCCACACCGTGGTGGCCGAGGGCAAGGTCTTCAAGCTCAACCTCCTGCCCTCGGGGGTCATCCACCCCCACGCGGTGAACGTCCTGGCCGACGGGATGGTCATTGACCCCTTCCGCTTCCAGGAGGAGGTGGAAGGCCTGCGGAAGGAGGGGTTTGACCCCAAGATCCTGGTCTCGGAAAGGGCCCACCTCGTCCTCCCCCACCACAAGCACGTGGAAAGCCGCCACAACTTCGTGGGCACCACGGGGCGCGGCATCGGCCCCGCCTACTCCGACCGGGCGAGAAGGGTGGGGATCCGGGCCGGGGACCTTTTGGACGAGGCCACCTTGAGGGAGAGGGTGCGCCGCCTCCTCGCCGAGAAGCCCAACTCCACCCGGGAGGCGGGCTGGGACACGGAGGAAAAGGCCCTCGCCGACCTCCACCGCATGCGGGAGATCCTGAGCCCCTACATCGCCGACACGGGGAGCCTCCTCCGGGAGGCCTGGCGCAAGGGGAAGCGCCTCCTCTTTGAAGGAGCCCAGGCCACCCTGCTGGACCTGAACTACGGCACCTACCCCTACGTCACGAGCTCCCACCCCACGGTGGGGGGGATCCTGGTGGGGACGGGCCTCTCCCACAAGGCCATCACCAAGGTCTACGGGGTGGCCAAGGCCTACACCACGAGGGTAGGAGAAGGCCCCTTCCCCACGGAGCTCCAGGGGGAGCTCGCCCACCACCTCCGAGAAAAGGGCGGCGAGTACGGCACCACCACGGGAAGGCCCAGGAGGGTGGGCTGGCTGGACCTGGTGGCCCTCCGGTACGCCTGCGAGGTGAACGGCTTTGACGGCCTCGTCCTCACCAAGCTGGACGTGCTCTCCGGGCTGGAGAAGGTCAAGGTGGCCGTGGAGTACCTGGACGGGGCCCGCCCGGGGGAGGCGAGCCCGGAGGCGGTGCGCTACCTGGAGCTTCCGGGCTGGGGCGACCTCTCCCACGTGAGGCGCCGGGAGGACCTCCCCGCAAACCTCCTCCGCTACCTGGAGCTCGTGGAGGAGCACACCGGGGTCCCCGTGGTCCTCTTCTCCACGAGCCCCAGGCGGGAGGACACCTTCGGAGCGGTGAGCTGGGTCTAAGGGTCTACCCCAGACGGGAGACGCGCAGGAGGAACCTCTTCTCCACGGGGAAGGGCCGGTCCAGGTCGCCGAGCTCCGCCTCGGCCCAGGCCCAAAGCCGCTCCATCACCCGGGCGTGGACGGGCTCGGGGAGGCCTTGGGTGAAGGAGTAGAGCCGCTCCGAGAGGGCCTCGAGGGCCTCCCGCGGCGTCCTTTCCTCCCGCCAGCGGGCCACCTCC
This region of Thermus thermophilus genomic DNA includes:
- a CDS encoding adenylosuccinate synthase; translated protein: MPGIAIIGAQWGDEGKGKVVDVLAREADYVIRYQGGANAGHTVVAEGKVFKLNLLPSGVIHPHAVNVLADGMVIDPFRFQEEVEGLRKEGFDPKILVSERAHLVLPHHKHVESRHNFVGTTGRGIGPAYSDRARRVGIRAGDLLDEATLRERVRRLLAEKPNSTREAGWDTEEKALADLHRMREILSPYIADTGSLLREAWRKGKRLLFEGAQATLLDLNYGTYPYVTSSHPTVGGILVGTGLSHKAITKVYGVAKAYTTRVGEGPFPTELQGELAHHLREKGGEYGTTTGRPRRVGWLDLVALRYACEVNGFDGLVLTKLDVLSGLEKVKVAVEYLDGARPGEASPEAVRYLELPGWGDLSHVRRREDLPANLLRYLELVEEHTGVPVVLFSTSPRREDTFGAVSWV